The Psychromonas sp. MME1 genome window below encodes:
- the sdhC gene encoding succinate dehydrogenase, cytochrome b556 subunit yields MHKQRPKNLDLTTVALPVTATASILHRISGIIVFIALAIFLSLLSCSLASEADYDRVLAYFDMFVVEFIIWGALTGLAYHVVFGIRHMIQDLGYWEELPCATLSAKVGFAITLLLSILSGVLVW; encoded by the coding sequence GTGCATAAACAGAGACCTAAAAACTTGGATTTAACAACAGTTGCATTACCTGTAACTGCAACTGCATCTATTTTACACCGAATTTCTGGCATCATAGTATTTATTGCTTTAGCCATTTTTCTGTCTCTGCTGAGCTGTTCATTAGCATCAGAGGCCGATTACGATCGCGTACTTGCATACTTCGATATGTTTGTCGTTGAATTTATTATTTGGGGGGCATTAACTGGCCTTGCCTATCACGTTGTGTTTGGTATTCGACACATGATTCAAGATTTGGGATATTGGGAAGAACTTCCCTGTGCAACGCTTAGTGCTAAAGTCGGTTTTGCAATCACCCTATTATTATCTATTTTATCGGGAGTTCTAGTATGGTAA
- the sdhD gene encoding succinate dehydrogenase, hydrophobic membrane anchor protein, with amino-acid sequence MVKVAGTFGRSGVHDYILLRASAIIMLAYLLYLLAFISCADATFSVWKGFFDLTFTKVFTLFALIAMLIHAWIGIWQVLTDYVKHSLLRGSLQFLLTSIAFIYVLFGFVILWGI; translated from the coding sequence ATGGTAAAGGTCGCAGGAACATTTGGCAGAAGTGGTGTTCATGATTATATATTGTTACGCGCAAGTGCAATTATCATGCTCGCTTACCTGCTTTATTTGTTAGCATTTATCTCTTGTGCAGATGCCACATTCAGTGTGTGGAAAGGTTTTTTTGATCTAACCTTTACCAAGGTTTTCACGCTATTCGCGCTAATTGCCATGCTTATACATGCTTGGATTGGTATTTGGCAAGTACTGACGGATTATGTAAAACACAGCTTATTACGTGGTTCATTACAGTTTTTATTAACATCTATTGCATTTATATATGTGTTATTCGGTTTTGTAATTTTGTGGGGTATTTAA
- a CDS encoding succinate dehydrogenase iron-sulfur subunit, translating into MNVNFSVYRYNPDIDSAPYMQSMSLEIAEGSDMMVLDALIALKEVDPTLSFRRSCREGVCGSDGVNINGKNGLACITPLSDLLNKGEITLRPLPGLPVVRDLVIDMSQFYTQYEKIKPYLITDERHPPVGEFKQSPQQREKLDGLYECILCACCSTSCPSFWWNPDKFIGPAGLLASYRFLIDSRDSATEQRLDDLDDAFSVFRCHSIMNCVSVCPKGLNPTKAIGKIKSMLLQRAI; encoded by the coding sequence ATGAATGTTAATTTTTCTGTTTATCGTTACAATCCCGATATCGATTCTGCTCCATATATGCAAAGCATGTCATTGGAGATTGCTGAGGGATCGGACATGATGGTACTCGATGCATTAATCGCCTTAAAGGAAGTCGATCCAACATTGTCTTTTCGTCGCTCTTGTCGTGAAGGGGTTTGTGGCAGTGATGGTGTAAATATTAATGGTAAGAATGGATTAGCCTGTATTACACCACTTTCCGATTTATTAAACAAAGGTGAAATAACGCTTCGTCCATTACCGGGATTACCAGTAGTCCGTGACCTTGTTATCGATATGAGCCAATTCTATACACAGTATGAAAAAATTAAGCCATACTTGATCACTGATGAAAGGCATCCACCCGTTGGTGAATTTAAACAGTCTCCCCAACAGCGTGAAAAATTAGATGGATTATATGAGTGTATTTTATGTGCTTGTTGTTCAACCTCTTGCCCATCATTTTGGTGGAATCCTGATAAATTCATCGGTCCAGCTGGATTACTAGCCTCTTATCGCTTTTTAATTGATAGTCGTGATAGTGCAACTGAGCAACGTCTTGATGATCTTGATGATGCATTTAGTGTTTTTCGTTGCCATAGTATTATGAATTGCGTTAGTGTTTGCCCTAAGGGATTAAATCCCACTAAGGCTATTGGCAAAATTAAATCGATGTTGTTGCAACGAGCCATTTAG